One stretch of Glycine soja cultivar W05 chromosome 7, ASM419377v2, whole genome shotgun sequence DNA includes these proteins:
- the LOC114419482 gene encoding protein TRANSPORT INHIBITOR RESPONSE 1-like, whose protein sequence is MECRRKKENQKSNSTFPDEVLERILGMLKSRKDKSTVSLVCKEWFNAERWSRRSVFIGNCYSVSPEILTRRFPNIRSVTLKGKPRFSDFNLVPANWGADIHSWLVVFAEKYPWLEELRLKRMTVTDESLEFLALKFPNFKALSLLSCDGFSTDGLASIATNCKNLTELDIQENGIEDKSGNWLSCFPDSFTSLEVLNFANLHNDVNFDALEKLVSRCKSLKTLKVNKSVTLEQLQRLIVHVPQLGELGTGSFSQELTSQQCSDLESALKNCKNLHTLSGLWVATAQYLPVLYSACTNLTFLNFSYAPLDSDGLTKLLVHCPKLQRLWVVDTVEDKGLEAVGSHCPLLEELRVFPADPFDEGIVHGVTESGFIAVSQGCPRLHYVLYFCRQMTNAAVATVVQNCPDFTHFRLCIMHPGQLDYLTQESMDEAFGAVVKTCTKLQRLAVSGYLTDLTFEYIGKYAKNLETLSVAFAGSSDWGMRCVLDGCPKLRKLEVRDCPFGNGALLSGLGKYESMRSLWMSDCNLTMNGVRLLAQEMPRLNVEVIKEESYETHQAKKVYVYRSVAGPRRDAPPFVLTL, encoded by the exons ATGGAGTGtaggagaaagaaggagaatcaaaaatcaaactccactTTCCCTGATGAGGTGTTGGAGCGAATTCTTGGGATGTTAAAGTCCCGCAAGGACAAAAGCACGGTTTCTTTGGTTTGCAAAGAGTGGTTCAACGCAGAGAGATGGTCAAGGAGGAGTGTGTTCATAGGTAACTGCTACTCTGTGTCTCCTGAAATCTTAACTCGCAGGTTTCCAAACATTAGAAGTGTTACACTGAAAGGGAAGCCTCGTTTCTCTGACTTCAACTTGGTTCCTGCCAATTGGGGTGCTGATATTCATTCTTGGCTTGTGGTGTTTGCTGAGAAGTACCCTTGGCTTGAGGAGTTGAGGCTCAAGAGAATGACTGTTACTGATGAGAGCTTGGAGTTTCTGGCTCTCAAATTCCCCAATTTCAAAGCCCTTTCCCTTCTCAGTTGTGATGGATTCAGCACTGATGGGCTGGCTTCAATTGCCACTAATTGCAA GAATTTGACTGAACTTGACATACAAGAGAATGGTATTGAGGATAAGAGTGGCAATTGGTTGAGTTGTTTCCCTGACAGCTTCACATCATTGGAAGTATTGAACTTTGCCAATCTGCACAACGATGTAAATTTTGATGCACTCGAGAAACTTGTCAGTAGGTGCAAATCATTAAAGACTTTGAAGGTTAACAAAAGTGTGACACTAGAACAGTTACAAAGGCTTATTGTTCATGTTCCTCAGTTAGGTGAACTTGGTACTGGCTCCTTTTCACAAGAGTTGACATCACAGCAGTGCTCAGATCTTGAAAGtgcattaaaaaattgtaaaaatcttCACACCCTTTCAGGGTTATGGGTAGCTACAGCACAATATCTCCCAGTTCTGTACTCTGCATGCACGAATCTAACTTtcttgaattttagttatgcaCCTCTTGACAGTGATGGCCTTACTAAGCTTCTTGTTCACTGTCCTAAGCTTCAGCGCCTCTGG GTTGTGGACACTGTTGAAGACAAGGGACTGGAAGCTGTTGGATCACACTGTCCATTACTTGAGGAGCTGCGTGTTTTTCCTGCAGATCCCTTTGATGAGGGCATTGTTCATGGGGTTACTGAATCAGGGTTTATTGCAGTCTCTCAAGGATGCCCGAGACTTCACTATGTTCTCTACTTTTGCCGTCAAATGACCAATGCTGCTGTTGCTACTGTTGTCCAAAACTGTCCTGACTTTACTCATTTCCGACTCTGCATCATGCACCCTGGTCAGCTAGATTACTTGACCCAAGAATCAATGGATGAGGCCTTTGGAGCTGTTGTTAAGACTTGCACTAAACTCCAGAGGCTTGCAGTATCAGGTTATCTGACTGACCTAACTTTTGAGTATATAGGCAAGTATGCAAAAAACTTGGAAACTCTTTCCGTGGCTTTTGCTGGAAGCAGTGATTGGGGCATGCGCTGTGTGCTGGACGGCTGTCCAAAGCTGAGAAAACTAGAGGTAAGGGACTGTCCATTTGGCAACGGAGCTCTTCTGTCAGGCTTGGGGAAGTATGAGTCAATGAGATCACTGTGGATGTCAGACTGCAATTTGACAATGAATGGTGTTAGATTGTTGGCCCAAGAAATGCCTAGGTTGAATGTTGAAGTCATAAAGGAAGAAAGCTATGAGACTCATCAGGCTAAAAAAGTTTATGTTTATCGATCTGTTGCTGGGCCAAGAAGGGATGCCCCTCCTTTTGTTCTCACTCTCTGA